The following are encoded together in the Pithys albifrons albifrons isolate INPA30051 chromosome 5, PitAlb_v1, whole genome shotgun sequence genome:
- the SEC24B gene encoding protein transport protein Sec24B isoform X3, with the protein MSAPAGLPPRPAAAFSPVGPGGPREAAAPAGGAPRCHNGPAQSQMQFPSGYGSHPPNYSAPSGHYSQVPSKAAASHLDNQYRGGYYPSYYSAPAQNVMIPSVGSNVLNAQGSQQLYNKTPPHTGASSDGPVQGAISSASYLHMSAQQSYSAFDNHYSTSVSSSVASQGFPLNSDHYAMPVVSGAMYPNVSYPPVAAGSAYGQTFTSQSLPAVGQYKETNAFSSQSTSVPHSLQQHVSMGYNTTISTVSSAQSVQDNLCRNLTGSVAKVNNQINTALDSSSTTSSASPVLNNYDALEGGGYPDTRSVTSSPAPAPSVPQTSKASKPFGYGYPALQPGYQNATPPAPVQPSNPGNHPGFQHYPQQYPGVNQLSSSLGGLSLQHSQQPDSLRPVNLTHDRNILPVSSVPVPVPNLNSELRKLNCSPDSFRCTLTNIPQTQALLNKAKLPLGLLLHPFRDLTQLPVITSSTIVRCRSCRTYINPFVSFIDQRRWKCNLCYRVNDVPEEFMYNPLTRSYGEPHKRPEVQNSTVEFIASSDYMLRPPQPAVYLFVLDVSHNAVEAGYLTIVCQSLLENLDKLPGDSRTRIGFITFDSTVQFYNLQEGLSQPQMLIVSDIDDIFLPTPDSLLVNLHESKELIKDLLNALPNMFTNTRETHSALGPALQAAFKLMSPTGGRISVFQTQLPSLGAGLLHSREDPNQRSSTKVVQHLGPATDFYKKLALDCSGQQTAVDLFLLSSQYSDLASLACMSKYSAGCIYYYPSFHRSHNPAQAEKLQKDLKRYLTRKIGFEAVMRIRCTKGLSIHTFHGNFFVRSTDLLSLANVNPDAGFAVQMSIEESLTDTSLVCFQTALLYTSSKGERRIRVHTLCLPVVSSLADVYAGADVQAVVCLLANMAVDRSVSSSLADARDALVNAVVDSLAAYMSTASNLQQSMLIAPNSLKLFPLYILALLKQKAFRTGTSTRLDDRVYAMCQMKSQPLVHLMKMIHPNLYRIDKLTDESTIHVNDRVVPQPPLQKLSAEKLTREGAFLMDCGTIFYIWIGKNCDNNFIKDVLGYPNYASVPQKMMQLPEVDALSSERTRSFISWLRDSRPLSPVLQVIKDENPAKTDFFQHLIEDRTEAAFSYYEFLLNIQQQVCK; encoded by the exons GTCCTGCGCAGAGTCAGATGCAGTTTCCCTCTGGCTATGGCTCACATCCTCCAAACTACAGTGCGCCTTCAGGACACTATTCCCAAGTGCCCAGTAAAGCTGCTGCTTCACATCTGGATAATCAGTATAGAGGTGGTTACTACCCTAGTTACTATTCAGCACCAGCACAAAATGTTATGATACCTTCTGTGGGTAGCAATGTGTTGAATGCACAGGGATCACAACAGCTGTACAACAAAACTCCTCCCCATACAGGGGCATCAAGTGACGGACCTGTTCAAGGAGCAATATCATCTGCATCCTACTTACACATGAGTGCTCAGCAGTCATATTCAGCATTTGATAATCACTACAGCACTTCTGTCAGCTCTTCAGTTGCATCTCAGGGATTTCCCCTTAATTCTGATCACTACGCTATGCCTGTGGTTTCTGGTGCCATGTATCCTAATGTTTCCTATCCTCCCGTGGCTGCTGGCAGTGCGTATGGACAGACATTTACCTCTCAGAGTCTACCTGCTGTTGGACAGTACAAAGAGACAAATGCATTTTCTAGCCAGAGTACATCAGTACCTCATTCACTTCAACAGCATGTTTCCATGGGATATAATACAACAATATCAACTGTCTCATCTGCTCAGTCTGTCCAAGACAACCTCTGCAGGAATCTCACTGGATCAGTTGCTAAAGTAAACAACCAAATAAATACAG CACTTGATAGTTCCTCTACTACAAGCAGTGCCTCTCCTGTTCTGAACAATTATGATGCTCTGGAAGGAGGTGGCTATCCAG ATACACGTTCTGTGACcagcagcccagctcctgctccatctGTCCCACAAACATCAAAAGCTTCAAAGCCCTTTGGTTATGGAtatccagcactgcagcctggcTACCAAAATGCAACACCACCTGCTCCTGTGCAGCCCAGTAATCCAGGAAACCATCCTGGTTTTCAGCACTATCCACag CAATATCCAGGTGTGAACCAGCTGTCCTCTTCCTTAGGAGGGTTAAGTCTTCAGCATTCTCAGCAGCCAGACAGCTTGAGACCAGTAAACCTTACACATGATAGAAATATTTTGCCGGTGTCCTCGGTTCCAGTACCTGTGCCTAACTTGAATTCTGAACTTAGAAAATTAAACTGCAGTCCAGA ctCATTTCGATGTACATTGACAAACATTCCACAAACACAGGCTTTGTTAAACAAAGCTAAGCTTCCTTTGGGTTTGTTGCTGCATCCCTTCAGGGACCTAACA CAATTACCAGTAATAACATCAAGCACAATAGTGAGATGCAGATCCTGCAGGACATATATCAacccttttgtttctttcattgaTCAGAGGAGGTGGAAATGCAATCTGTGCTATAGAGTTAATGATG ttcCTGAAGAATTTATGTACAATCCTCTGACTCGTTCTTATGGAGAGCCTCATAAACGGCCAGAAGTGCAAAATTCTACAGTGGAATTCATTGCTTCCTCAGACTATATG CTTCGTCCTCCTCAGCCTGCagtatatttatttgttttagatGTGTCTCATAATGCAGTGGAGGCTGGATATTTGACAATAGTCTGCCAGTCATTGCTGGAAAACCTAGACAA GCTGCCTGGAGACTCAAGAACAAGAATAGGGTTCATAACGTTTGACAGCACTGTTCAGTTTTACAACTTGCAAGAAGGTTTATCTCAGCCTCAGATGCTGATTGTCTCAGATATTGATG ATATTTTCCTGCCTACACCAGATAGTTTGCTTGTAAATCTCCATGAAAGCAAAGAG CTGATAAAAGATCTGTTGAATGCATTACCAAATATGTTCACCAATACAAGAGAAACACACAGTGCGTTGGgccctgctctccaggctgcaTTTAAGCTGATGTCTCCAACAGGCGGTCGGATATCTGTCTTTCAAACTCAGTTACCATCTTTGGGAGCAGGGCTTTTGCATTCCAGAGAAGATCCCAATCAAAGGTCAAGCACAAAG GTGGTCCAACATCTTGGTCCAGCAACGGACTTTTATAAGAAGTTGGCACTGGACTGTTCAGGCCAGCAGACTGCTGTGGATTTATTTCTCTTAAGTTCACAATATTCTGATCTAGCGTCTCTTG CTTGCATGTCCAAATATTCTGCAGGATGCATCTATTACTATCCATCTTTCCATCGTAGCCATAATCCTGCTCAGGCCGAAAAGTTGCAAAAAGACCTGAAAAGGTACCTTACAAGAAAGATTGGATTTGAAGCAGTTATGCGCATAAGATGTACAAAAG GTCTTTCAATACATACTTTTCATGGGAACTTTTTTGTACGATCTACTGATTTATTGTCCCTTGCCAATGTCAATCCTGATGCTGGATTTGCAGTACAAATGTCCATCGAGGAAAGTCTGACTGACACATCTttagtttgttttcaaacagcACTTTTGTATACTTCCAGCAAAG GTGAACGTCGCATTCGAGTGCACACACTTTGCTTGCCAGTAGTAAGTTCACTGGCTGATGTATATGCAGGTGCGGATGTACAGGCCGTTGTCTGCCTCTTAGCCAACATGG CTGTGGATCGCTCAGTTTCATCTAGTCTTGCAGATGCAAGAGATGCCTTAGTTAATGCTGTGGTAGACTCCTTGGCAGCATACATGTCAACTGCCTCAAATCTGCAGCAGTCCATGCTGATAGCACCAAATTCCCTCAAGCTGTTTCCACTCTATATTTTGGCTCTTCTCAAACAG AAAGCATTCAGGACAGGCACAAGTACTCGCTTGGATGATCGTGTGTATGCAATGTGCCAGATGAAGAGCCAGCCTCTTGTTCATTTGATGAAAATGATACATCCCAACTTGTACAGAATAGACAAGTTGACTGATGAG AGTACAATACATGTAAATGACAGAGTTGTTCCTCAGCCACCTCTTCAGAAACTGTCTGCAGAGAAGTTGACAAGAGAAGGAGCTTTTCTTATGGATTGTGGTACA ATTTTTTACATTTGGATTGGAAAAAACTGCGACAACAATTTCATAAAAGATGTCCTTGGATACCCAAACTATGCATCAGTACCACAGAAAATG
- the SEC24B gene encoding protein transport protein Sec24B isoform X2, with amino-acid sequence MSAPAGLPPRPAAAFSPVGPGGPREAAAPAGGAPRCHNGPAQSQMQFPSGYGSHPPNYSAPSGHYSQVPSKAAASHLDNQYRGGYYPSYYSAPAQNVMIPSVGSNVLNAQGSQQLYNKTPPHTGASSDGPVQGAISSASYLHMSAQQSYSAFDNHYSTSVSSSVASQGFPLNSDHYAMPVVSGAMYPNVSYPPVAAGSAYGQTFTSQSLPAVGQYKETNAFSSQSTSVPHSLQQHVSMGYNTTISTVSSAQSVQDNLCRNLTGSVAKVNNQINTGGIDASQPVHSVSQSVPFTKPGVGTSSSSAVISSVRSPAPSLSSQPPSSPSVTQSPQLALQEALDSSSTTSSASPVLNNYDALEGGGYPDTRSVTSSPAPAPSVPQTSKASKPFGYGYPALQPGYQNATPPAPVQPSNPGNHPGFQHYPQQYPGVNQLSSSLGGLSLQHSQQPDSLRPVNLTHDRNILPVSSVPVPVPNLNSELRKLNCSPDSFRCTLTNIPQTQALLNKAKLPLGLLLHPFRDLTQLPVITSSTIVRCRSCRTYINPFVSFIDQRRWKCNLCYRVNDVPEEFMYNPLTRSYGEPHKRPEVQNSTVEFIASSDYMLRPPQPAVYLFVLDVSHNAVEAGYLTIVCQSLLENLDKLPGDSRTRIGFITFDSTVQFYNLQEGLSQPQMLIVSDIDDIFLPTPDSLLVNLHESKELIKDLLNALPNMFTNTRETHSALGPALQAAFKLMSPTGGRISVFQTQLPSLGAGLLHSREDPNQRSSTKVVQHLGPATDFYKKLALDCSGQQTAVDLFLLSSQYSDLASLACMSKYSAGCIYYYPSFHRSHNPAQAEKLQKDLKRYLTRKIGFEAVMRIRCTKGLSIHTFHGNFFVRSTDLLSLANVNPDAGFAVQMSIEESLTDTSLVCFQTALLYTSSKGERRIRVHTLCLPVVSSLADVYAGADVQAVVCLLANMAVDRSVSSSLADARDALVNAVVDSLAAYMSTASNLQQSMLIAPNSLKLFPLYILALLKQKAFRTGTSTRLDDRVYAMCQMKSQPLVHLMKMIHPNLYRIDKLTDESTIHVNDRVVPQPPLQKLSAEKLTREGAFLMDCGTIFYIWIGKNCDNNFIKDVLGYPNYASVPQKMMQLPEVDALSSERTRSFISWLRDSRPLSPVLQVIKDENPAKTDFFQHLIEDRTEAAFSYYEFLLNIQQQVCK; translated from the exons GTCCTGCGCAGAGTCAGATGCAGTTTCCCTCTGGCTATGGCTCACATCCTCCAAACTACAGTGCGCCTTCAGGACACTATTCCCAAGTGCCCAGTAAAGCTGCTGCTTCACATCTGGATAATCAGTATAGAGGTGGTTACTACCCTAGTTACTATTCAGCACCAGCACAAAATGTTATGATACCTTCTGTGGGTAGCAATGTGTTGAATGCACAGGGATCACAACAGCTGTACAACAAAACTCCTCCCCATACAGGGGCATCAAGTGACGGACCTGTTCAAGGAGCAATATCATCTGCATCCTACTTACACATGAGTGCTCAGCAGTCATATTCAGCATTTGATAATCACTACAGCACTTCTGTCAGCTCTTCAGTTGCATCTCAGGGATTTCCCCTTAATTCTGATCACTACGCTATGCCTGTGGTTTCTGGTGCCATGTATCCTAATGTTTCCTATCCTCCCGTGGCTGCTGGCAGTGCGTATGGACAGACATTTACCTCTCAGAGTCTACCTGCTGTTGGACAGTACAAAGAGACAAATGCATTTTCTAGCCAGAGTACATCAGTACCTCATTCACTTCAACAGCATGTTTCCATGGGATATAATACAACAATATCAACTGTCTCATCTGCTCAGTCTGTCCAAGACAACCTCTGCAGGAATCTCACTGGATCAGTTGCTAAAGTAAACAACCAAATAAATACAG GTGGCATTGATGCTTCACAGCCTGTGCACTCAGTGAGCCAGAGTGTTCCATTTACCAAGCCTGGGGTTGGGAcatcttcttcctctgctgtgaTCTCCTCAGTAAGGTCACCTGCTCcaagcctttcctcacagccaCCATCTTCACCATCTGTCACACAGTCACCACAGCTGGCCCTTCAGGAAG CACTTGATAGTTCCTCTACTACAAGCAGTGCCTCTCCTGTTCTGAACAATTATGATGCTCTGGAAGGAGGTGGCTATCCAG ATACACGTTCTGTGACcagcagcccagctcctgctccatctGTCCCACAAACATCAAAAGCTTCAAAGCCCTTTGGTTATGGAtatccagcactgcagcctggcTACCAAAATGCAACACCACCTGCTCCTGTGCAGCCCAGTAATCCAGGAAACCATCCTGGTTTTCAGCACTATCCACag CAATATCCAGGTGTGAACCAGCTGTCCTCTTCCTTAGGAGGGTTAAGTCTTCAGCATTCTCAGCAGCCAGACAGCTTGAGACCAGTAAACCTTACACATGATAGAAATATTTTGCCGGTGTCCTCGGTTCCAGTACCTGTGCCTAACTTGAATTCTGAACTTAGAAAATTAAACTGCAGTCCAGA ctCATTTCGATGTACATTGACAAACATTCCACAAACACAGGCTTTGTTAAACAAAGCTAAGCTTCCTTTGGGTTTGTTGCTGCATCCCTTCAGGGACCTAACA CAATTACCAGTAATAACATCAAGCACAATAGTGAGATGCAGATCCTGCAGGACATATATCAacccttttgtttctttcattgaTCAGAGGAGGTGGAAATGCAATCTGTGCTATAGAGTTAATGATG ttcCTGAAGAATTTATGTACAATCCTCTGACTCGTTCTTATGGAGAGCCTCATAAACGGCCAGAAGTGCAAAATTCTACAGTGGAATTCATTGCTTCCTCAGACTATATG CTTCGTCCTCCTCAGCCTGCagtatatttatttgttttagatGTGTCTCATAATGCAGTGGAGGCTGGATATTTGACAATAGTCTGCCAGTCATTGCTGGAAAACCTAGACAA GCTGCCTGGAGACTCAAGAACAAGAATAGGGTTCATAACGTTTGACAGCACTGTTCAGTTTTACAACTTGCAAGAAGGTTTATCTCAGCCTCAGATGCTGATTGTCTCAGATATTGATG ATATTTTCCTGCCTACACCAGATAGTTTGCTTGTAAATCTCCATGAAAGCAAAGAG CTGATAAAAGATCTGTTGAATGCATTACCAAATATGTTCACCAATACAAGAGAAACACACAGTGCGTTGGgccctgctctccaggctgcaTTTAAGCTGATGTCTCCAACAGGCGGTCGGATATCTGTCTTTCAAACTCAGTTACCATCTTTGGGAGCAGGGCTTTTGCATTCCAGAGAAGATCCCAATCAAAGGTCAAGCACAAAG GTGGTCCAACATCTTGGTCCAGCAACGGACTTTTATAAGAAGTTGGCACTGGACTGTTCAGGCCAGCAGACTGCTGTGGATTTATTTCTCTTAAGTTCACAATATTCTGATCTAGCGTCTCTTG CTTGCATGTCCAAATATTCTGCAGGATGCATCTATTACTATCCATCTTTCCATCGTAGCCATAATCCTGCTCAGGCCGAAAAGTTGCAAAAAGACCTGAAAAGGTACCTTACAAGAAAGATTGGATTTGAAGCAGTTATGCGCATAAGATGTACAAAAG GTCTTTCAATACATACTTTTCATGGGAACTTTTTTGTACGATCTACTGATTTATTGTCCCTTGCCAATGTCAATCCTGATGCTGGATTTGCAGTACAAATGTCCATCGAGGAAAGTCTGACTGACACATCTttagtttgttttcaaacagcACTTTTGTATACTTCCAGCAAAG GTGAACGTCGCATTCGAGTGCACACACTTTGCTTGCCAGTAGTAAGTTCACTGGCTGATGTATATGCAGGTGCGGATGTACAGGCCGTTGTCTGCCTCTTAGCCAACATGG CTGTGGATCGCTCAGTTTCATCTAGTCTTGCAGATGCAAGAGATGCCTTAGTTAATGCTGTGGTAGACTCCTTGGCAGCATACATGTCAACTGCCTCAAATCTGCAGCAGTCCATGCTGATAGCACCAAATTCCCTCAAGCTGTTTCCACTCTATATTTTGGCTCTTCTCAAACAG AAAGCATTCAGGACAGGCACAAGTACTCGCTTGGATGATCGTGTGTATGCAATGTGCCAGATGAAGAGCCAGCCTCTTGTTCATTTGATGAAAATGATACATCCCAACTTGTACAGAATAGACAAGTTGACTGATGAG AGTACAATACATGTAAATGACAGAGTTGTTCCTCAGCCACCTCTTCAGAAACTGTCTGCAGAGAAGTTGACAAGAGAAGGAGCTTTTCTTATGGATTGTGGTACA ATTTTTTACATTTGGATTGGAAAAAACTGCGACAACAATTTCATAAAAGATGTCCTTGGATACCCAAACTATGCATCAGTACCACAGAAAATG
- the SEC24B gene encoding protein transport protein Sec24B isoform X1, whose amino-acid sequence MSAPAGLPPRPAAAFSPVGPGGPREAAAPAGGAPRCHNGPAQSQMQFPSGYGSHPPNYSAPSGHYSQVPSKAAASHLDNQYRGGYYPSYYSAPAQNVMIPSVGSNVLNAQGSQQLYNKTPPHTGASSDGPVQGAISSASYLHMSAQQSYSAFDNHYSTSVSSSVASQGFPLNSDHYAMPVVSGAMYPNVSYPPVAAGSAYGQTFTSQSLPAVGQYKETNAFSSQSTSVPHSLQQHVSMGYNTTISTVSSAQSVQDNLCRNLTGSVAKVNNQINTGGIDASQPVHSVSQSVPFTKPGVGTSSSSAVISSVRSPAPSLSSQPPSSPSVTQSPQLALQEGMQYGGYVNNQASSAPAPLSSSSDDEEEDEEDEEAALDSSSTTSSASPVLNNYDALEGGGYPDTRSVTSSPAPAPSVPQTSKASKPFGYGYPALQPGYQNATPPAPVQPSNPGNHPGFQHYPQQYPGVNQLSSSLGGLSLQHSQQPDSLRPVNLTHDRNILPVSSVPVPVPNLNSELRKLNCSPDSFRCTLTNIPQTQALLNKAKLPLGLLLHPFRDLTQLPVITSSTIVRCRSCRTYINPFVSFIDQRRWKCNLCYRVNDVPEEFMYNPLTRSYGEPHKRPEVQNSTVEFIASSDYMLRPPQPAVYLFVLDVSHNAVEAGYLTIVCQSLLENLDKLPGDSRTRIGFITFDSTVQFYNLQEGLSQPQMLIVSDIDDIFLPTPDSLLVNLHESKELIKDLLNALPNMFTNTRETHSALGPALQAAFKLMSPTGGRISVFQTQLPSLGAGLLHSREDPNQRSSTKVVQHLGPATDFYKKLALDCSGQQTAVDLFLLSSQYSDLASLACMSKYSAGCIYYYPSFHRSHNPAQAEKLQKDLKRYLTRKIGFEAVMRIRCTKGLSIHTFHGNFFVRSTDLLSLANVNPDAGFAVQMSIEESLTDTSLVCFQTALLYTSSKGERRIRVHTLCLPVVSSLADVYAGADVQAVVCLLANMAVDRSVSSSLADARDALVNAVVDSLAAYMSTASNLQQSMLIAPNSLKLFPLYILALLKQKAFRTGTSTRLDDRVYAMCQMKSQPLVHLMKMIHPNLYRIDKLTDESTIHVNDRVVPQPPLQKLSAEKLTREGAFLMDCGTIFYIWIGKNCDNNFIKDVLGYPNYASVPQKMMQLPEVDALSSERTRSFISWLRDSRPLSPVLQVIKDENPAKTDFFQHLIEDRTEAAFSYYEFLLNIQQQVCK is encoded by the exons GTCCTGCGCAGAGTCAGATGCAGTTTCCCTCTGGCTATGGCTCACATCCTCCAAACTACAGTGCGCCTTCAGGACACTATTCCCAAGTGCCCAGTAAAGCTGCTGCTTCACATCTGGATAATCAGTATAGAGGTGGTTACTACCCTAGTTACTATTCAGCACCAGCACAAAATGTTATGATACCTTCTGTGGGTAGCAATGTGTTGAATGCACAGGGATCACAACAGCTGTACAACAAAACTCCTCCCCATACAGGGGCATCAAGTGACGGACCTGTTCAAGGAGCAATATCATCTGCATCCTACTTACACATGAGTGCTCAGCAGTCATATTCAGCATTTGATAATCACTACAGCACTTCTGTCAGCTCTTCAGTTGCATCTCAGGGATTTCCCCTTAATTCTGATCACTACGCTATGCCTGTGGTTTCTGGTGCCATGTATCCTAATGTTTCCTATCCTCCCGTGGCTGCTGGCAGTGCGTATGGACAGACATTTACCTCTCAGAGTCTACCTGCTGTTGGACAGTACAAAGAGACAAATGCATTTTCTAGCCAGAGTACATCAGTACCTCATTCACTTCAACAGCATGTTTCCATGGGATATAATACAACAATATCAACTGTCTCATCTGCTCAGTCTGTCCAAGACAACCTCTGCAGGAATCTCACTGGATCAGTTGCTAAAGTAAACAACCAAATAAATACAG GTGGCATTGATGCTTCACAGCCTGTGCACTCAGTGAGCCAGAGTGTTCCATTTACCAAGCCTGGGGTTGGGAcatcttcttcctctgctgtgaTCTCCTCAGTAAGGTCACCTGCTCcaagcctttcctcacagccaCCATCTTCACCATCTGTCACACAGTCACCACAGCTGGCCCTTCAGGAAG GCATGCAGTATGGTGGATATGTTAATAATCAAGCTAGCTCTGCACCAGCTCCCTTGTCATCAAGTTCAGATgatgaggaagaggatgaggaggatgaggaagcAG CACTTGATAGTTCCTCTACTACAAGCAGTGCCTCTCCTGTTCTGAACAATTATGATGCTCTGGAAGGAGGTGGCTATCCAG ATACACGTTCTGTGACcagcagcccagctcctgctccatctGTCCCACAAACATCAAAAGCTTCAAAGCCCTTTGGTTATGGAtatccagcactgcagcctggcTACCAAAATGCAACACCACCTGCTCCTGTGCAGCCCAGTAATCCAGGAAACCATCCTGGTTTTCAGCACTATCCACag CAATATCCAGGTGTGAACCAGCTGTCCTCTTCCTTAGGAGGGTTAAGTCTTCAGCATTCTCAGCAGCCAGACAGCTTGAGACCAGTAAACCTTACACATGATAGAAATATTTTGCCGGTGTCCTCGGTTCCAGTACCTGTGCCTAACTTGAATTCTGAACTTAGAAAATTAAACTGCAGTCCAGA ctCATTTCGATGTACATTGACAAACATTCCACAAACACAGGCTTTGTTAAACAAAGCTAAGCTTCCTTTGGGTTTGTTGCTGCATCCCTTCAGGGACCTAACA CAATTACCAGTAATAACATCAAGCACAATAGTGAGATGCAGATCCTGCAGGACATATATCAacccttttgtttctttcattgaTCAGAGGAGGTGGAAATGCAATCTGTGCTATAGAGTTAATGATG ttcCTGAAGAATTTATGTACAATCCTCTGACTCGTTCTTATGGAGAGCCTCATAAACGGCCAGAAGTGCAAAATTCTACAGTGGAATTCATTGCTTCCTCAGACTATATG CTTCGTCCTCCTCAGCCTGCagtatatttatttgttttagatGTGTCTCATAATGCAGTGGAGGCTGGATATTTGACAATAGTCTGCCAGTCATTGCTGGAAAACCTAGACAA GCTGCCTGGAGACTCAAGAACAAGAATAGGGTTCATAACGTTTGACAGCACTGTTCAGTTTTACAACTTGCAAGAAGGTTTATCTCAGCCTCAGATGCTGATTGTCTCAGATATTGATG ATATTTTCCTGCCTACACCAGATAGTTTGCTTGTAAATCTCCATGAAAGCAAAGAG CTGATAAAAGATCTGTTGAATGCATTACCAAATATGTTCACCAATACAAGAGAAACACACAGTGCGTTGGgccctgctctccaggctgcaTTTAAGCTGATGTCTCCAACAGGCGGTCGGATATCTGTCTTTCAAACTCAGTTACCATCTTTGGGAGCAGGGCTTTTGCATTCCAGAGAAGATCCCAATCAAAGGTCAAGCACAAAG GTGGTCCAACATCTTGGTCCAGCAACGGACTTTTATAAGAAGTTGGCACTGGACTGTTCAGGCCAGCAGACTGCTGTGGATTTATTTCTCTTAAGTTCACAATATTCTGATCTAGCGTCTCTTG CTTGCATGTCCAAATATTCTGCAGGATGCATCTATTACTATCCATCTTTCCATCGTAGCCATAATCCTGCTCAGGCCGAAAAGTTGCAAAAAGACCTGAAAAGGTACCTTACAAGAAAGATTGGATTTGAAGCAGTTATGCGCATAAGATGTACAAAAG GTCTTTCAATACATACTTTTCATGGGAACTTTTTTGTACGATCTACTGATTTATTGTCCCTTGCCAATGTCAATCCTGATGCTGGATTTGCAGTACAAATGTCCATCGAGGAAAGTCTGACTGACACATCTttagtttgttttcaaacagcACTTTTGTATACTTCCAGCAAAG GTGAACGTCGCATTCGAGTGCACACACTTTGCTTGCCAGTAGTAAGTTCACTGGCTGATGTATATGCAGGTGCGGATGTACAGGCCGTTGTCTGCCTCTTAGCCAACATGG CTGTGGATCGCTCAGTTTCATCTAGTCTTGCAGATGCAAGAGATGCCTTAGTTAATGCTGTGGTAGACTCCTTGGCAGCATACATGTCAACTGCCTCAAATCTGCAGCAGTCCATGCTGATAGCACCAAATTCCCTCAAGCTGTTTCCACTCTATATTTTGGCTCTTCTCAAACAG AAAGCATTCAGGACAGGCACAAGTACTCGCTTGGATGATCGTGTGTATGCAATGTGCCAGATGAAGAGCCAGCCTCTTGTTCATTTGATGAAAATGATACATCCCAACTTGTACAGAATAGACAAGTTGACTGATGAG AGTACAATACATGTAAATGACAGAGTTGTTCCTCAGCCACCTCTTCAGAAACTGTCTGCAGAGAAGTTGACAAGAGAAGGAGCTTTTCTTATGGATTGTGGTACA ATTTTTTACATTTGGATTGGAAAAAACTGCGACAACAATTTCATAAAAGATGTCCTTGGATACCCAAACTATGCATCAGTACCACAGAAAATG